A portion of the Pseudoxanthomonas sp. JBR18 genome contains these proteins:
- the fucP gene encoding L-fucose:H+ symporter permease, producing MHASPTPTSATTVRSTPKLAMAVVTTIFFMWGFLTCLNDILIPHLKSVFTLNYTQAMLVQFTFFGAYFLMGLPAGRLVAHLGYKNGIVAGLAVAGVGALMFWPAAAAHSYPLFLGALFVLATGITILQVAANPYVALLGPEKTASSRLNLSQAFNSLGTAIAPVFGGLLILVADPKTPEQLAAMSQADAMSYRAAEAGAVQMPYLGLGIALFALAVFIFLFRLPAIAEASEQNEPRHYGIFEPLRHRHVLLGVLGLFFYVGAEVSIGSVLVNYLSMPEIGAMTEKAATGYVSAYWTGAMVGRFIGSALLVRIDAGKLLAVFAALATVLLLITLSTSGMTAVYAVVAIGLFNSIMFPTIFTLGMAKLGPLTNRASSLLIMAIVGGAVLPLLMGFLADHIGLHHAFVLPLVCYLYIAYYGISGSRVREPVPPATTTRS from the coding sequence ATGCACGCGAGTCCCACGCCGACCTCTGCCACGACCGTACGGTCGACGCCAAAACTGGCGATGGCGGTGGTCACCACCATCTTCTTCATGTGGGGCTTTCTGACCTGTCTGAACGACATTCTGATCCCGCATCTCAAGTCGGTGTTCACCCTGAATTACACCCAGGCGATGCTGGTGCAGTTCACCTTTTTCGGCGCGTACTTCCTGATGGGCCTGCCCGCCGGACGCCTGGTGGCGCACCTGGGGTACAAGAACGGGATCGTGGCCGGGCTGGCGGTCGCAGGCGTGGGCGCACTGATGTTCTGGCCCGCCGCCGCCGCGCACAGTTATCCCCTGTTCCTGGGGGCGCTGTTCGTGCTGGCCACGGGCATCACCATCCTGCAGGTGGCGGCCAATCCCTATGTCGCCCTTTTGGGGCCTGAGAAGACCGCATCCAGCCGCCTGAACCTGTCGCAGGCCTTCAATTCGCTGGGCACGGCCATCGCGCCGGTGTTCGGTGGTCTCCTGATCCTGGTGGCCGATCCCAAGACGCCCGAGCAACTGGCGGCCATGTCGCAGGCCGATGCGATGAGCTACCGCGCAGCCGAGGCCGGTGCGGTGCAGATGCCGTACCTGGGGCTGGGGATCGCGCTGTTTGCGCTGGCGGTCTTCATCTTCCTGTTCCGCCTGCCGGCCATCGCCGAGGCCAGCGAGCAGAACGAGCCCCGGCACTACGGCATCTTCGAGCCGTTGCGTCATCGCCATGTGCTGCTGGGCGTGCTCGGCCTTTTCTTCTACGTGGGGGCCGAGGTGTCGATCGGCAGCGTGCTGGTCAACTATCTTTCCATGCCCGAGATCGGCGCGATGACCGAGAAGGCCGCCACCGGCTATGTGTCGGCGTACTGGACTGGCGCGATGGTCGGGCGCTTCATCGGCTCCGCGCTGCTGGTGCGGATCGACGCGGGCAAGCTGCTGGCGGTGTTCGCGGCCCTGGCGACGGTCTTGCTGCTGATCACGCTGTCCACCTCGGGCATGACGGCGGTCTATGCCGTGGTCGCCATCGGCCTGTTCAACTCGATCATGTTCCCGACCATCTTCACCCTGGGCATGGCCAAGCTGGGACCGCTGACCAACCGGGCGTCCTCGCTGCTGATCATGGCCATCGTCGGCGGTGCGGTGCTGCCGCTGCTGATGGGCTTCCTGGCCGACCACATCGGCCTGCACCACGCCTTCGTCCTGCCGCTGGTGTGCTACCTGTACATCGCCTACTACGGCATCAGCGGGTCGCGCGTGCGCGAGCCAGTGCCGCCGGCCACGACCACGCGGTCGTAA
- the hslV gene encoding ATP-dependent protease subunit HslV produces MDPSQNPNVFHATTILSVRRNGHVAIAGDGQVTLGHTVMKGNARKVRRLGRDGHVLAGFAGAAADAFTLFELFEAKLEKHGQLQRAAVELAKDWRTERRYGKLEALLAVADKDTSLIISGTGDVIEPEDGIIAIGSGGSYALSAARALMGHTELDAKTIATEALHIAGDICIYTNRNVVVEEL; encoded by the coding sequence ATGGACCCCAGCCAGAACCCCAACGTCTTTCATGCCACCACCATCCTGTCGGTGCGCCGCAACGGCCATGTCGCCATCGCCGGTGATGGCCAGGTCACGCTGGGCCATACCGTGATGAAGGGCAACGCGCGCAAGGTGCGGCGGCTGGGCCGCGACGGCCACGTGTTGGCCGGTTTCGCTGGCGCCGCGGCCGATGCCTTCACCCTGTTCGAACTGTTCGAGGCCAAGCTGGAAAAGCACGGCCAACTGCAGCGTGCCGCCGTGGAACTGGCTAAGGATTGGCGCACCGAGCGCCGCTACGGCAAGTTGGAAGCGCTGTTGGCCGTGGCCGACAAGGACACCTCGCTGATCATCAGCGGCACCGGCGATGTGATCGAGCCGGAGGACGGCATCATCGCCATCGGCTCCGGTGGATCCTACGCGCTGTCGGCTGCGCGTGCGCTGATGGGCCATACCGAGTTGGATGCCAAGACCATCGCCACCGAGGCGCTGCATATCGCCGGTGACATCTGCATCTACACCAATCGCAACGTGGTGGTCGAGGAGCTGTAA
- a CDS encoding sigma-70 family RNA polymerase sigma factor: MHQQEASPEQMLHAHWPLLARVAASYVREPARRDDLLQDIGIAVWQALPQWRGEGSLRAYIARVAHNRAVDALMHDKRQPSGALDEDLADPQADPVRHAQTGQRRDDLLQAVRRLPLGYRQVVSLSLEGFSNREVGQALGLEENTVAQRLSRARKQLRVWMEEK; encoded by the coding sequence TTGCACCAGCAGGAGGCATCACCGGAGCAGATGCTGCACGCGCACTGGCCGTTGCTGGCGCGCGTGGCGGCCAGTTATGTCCGCGAGCCTGCACGACGGGATGACCTGCTGCAGGACATCGGCATCGCCGTGTGGCAGGCCCTGCCGCAGTGGCGGGGTGAGGGCTCGTTGCGGGCTTATATCGCCCGCGTCGCGCACAACCGCGCGGTGGATGCGCTGATGCACGACAAGCGCCAGCCAAGCGGCGCCTTGGACGAGGATCTGGCCGATCCGCAGGCGGACCCGGTCCGGCACGCCCAGACCGGCCAGCGTCGCGACGACCTGCTGCAGGCCGTGCGCCGCCTGCCTTTGGGCTATCGGCAGGTGGTCTCGCTCTCGCTGGAGGGCTTCTCCAACCGCGAGGTCGGCCAGGCGCTGGGCCTGGAGGAGAACACCGTCGCGCAGCGGCTCAGCCGGGCACGCAAGCAGTTGCGTGTGTGGATGGAGGAGAAGTGA
- the ubiE gene encoding bifunctional demethylmenaquinone methyltransferase/2-methoxy-6-polyprenyl-1,4-benzoquinol methylase UbiE: MSESPYNSGTTHFGFRDVAARDKQKLVGEVFTSVAGKYDLMNDLMSLGIHRVWKRYFTATAQVRPGDRVLDLAGGTGDIAALLKSRVGKTGSIVLGDINAGMLTVGRDRMTDRGLVAGMEYVQCNAEALPFPDNSFDLVTIAFGLRNVTDKDAGLREMYRVLKVGGQARVLEFSEVKPEWFRPIYDFHSFKVLPRLGKLFAGDADSYQYLAESIRKHPPQEQLKAMMTEAGFARCRYTNLSAGIVAIHDGYKA, encoded by the coding sequence ATGAGCGAATCCCCCTACAACTCCGGCACCACCCATTTCGGCTTCCGTGACGTCGCCGCGCGCGACAAGCAGAAGCTGGTCGGCGAGGTCTTCACCTCGGTCGCAGGCAAGTACGACCTGATGAACGACCTGATGAGTCTGGGCATTCACCGGGTCTGGAAGCGCTACTTCACCGCCACCGCGCAGGTGCGTCCGGGTGACCGGGTCCTGGATCTGGCCGGCGGCACCGGCGATATCGCCGCACTGCTCAAGTCGCGCGTGGGCAAGACCGGCAGCATCGTGCTGGGCGACATCAATGCCGGCATGTTGACCGTCGGACGCGACCGCATGACCGATCGCGGACTCGTCGCCGGCATGGAGTACGTTCAGTGCAATGCCGAGGCGCTGCCGTTCCCGGACAACAGCTTCGACCTGGTGACCATCGCCTTTGGCCTGCGCAACGTGACCGACAAGGACGCGGGCCTGCGCGAGATGTACCGCGTGCTCAAGGTGGGCGGACAGGCGCGGGTGCTGGAGTTCTCCGAGGTCAAGCCGGAGTGGTTCCGTCCCATATACGACTTCCACTCGTTCAAGGTGCTGCCGCGCCTGGGCAAGTTGTTCGCCGGCGACGCGGACAGCTACCAGTACCTGGCCGAATCCATCCGCAAGCATCCGCCGCAGGAACAGCTCAAGGCGATGATGACCGAGGCTGGTTTTGCACGGTGCCGGTACACCAACCTGTCCGCTGGCATCGTCGCCATCCACGACGGCTACAAGGCCTGA
- a CDS encoding GGDEF domain-containing protein, with amino-acid sequence MQQVLARLAPRSLGLRLLAVAFLGIHTPLILLAGWLLLYGGLARPEAITVLLVVLVATLLGTAATLLAMRRMLAPLRQAMAMLDASQSAPGLPPPRLPDTGRDEVSQLLRRINRSLQGADADLRDLEREAQTDALTGALNRRGCEQALANSVRRADGGSMPFVLFVVDLDNLKQLNDREGHAAGDAALVRLVEQARAWLGPRDWIGRWGGDEFLMGLHLEAVEACARVEDWRVHLEMPEGQAVRPLHLSAGAAVHLPGEERALLYRRADAAMYRAKFGGGRRLVLDTGAGAAPT; translated from the coding sequence ATGCAACAGGTGCTGGCGCGACTTGCGCCCCGCTCCCTGGGGCTGCGGTTGCTGGCCGTGGCGTTCCTGGGGATCCATACGCCGCTGATCCTGCTGGCTGGCTGGTTGTTGTTGTACGGCGGTCTTGCGCGCCCCGAGGCGATCACCGTCCTCTTGGTGGTGCTGGTGGCGACCCTGTTGGGAACCGCTGCCACGCTGCTGGCCATGCGCAGGATGCTGGCGCCGCTGCGCCAGGCGATGGCGATGCTGGATGCCTCCCAGTCCGCACCCGGCCTGCCGCCGCCGCGCCTGCCCGACACGGGGCGAGACGAGGTCAGCCAGTTGCTGCGTCGTATCAACCGCAGCCTGCAGGGCGCCGACGCGGACCTGCGTGATCTGGAGCGCGAGGCGCAGACCGATGCGCTGACCGGCGCGCTCAATCGCCGCGGTTGCGAGCAGGCGCTGGCCAACTCGGTCCGCCGCGCGGACGGCGGTTCCATGCCGTTTGTGCTGTTCGTGGTGGATCTGGACAATCTCAAGCAGCTCAACGACCGGGAAGGCCACGCAGCAGGGGACGCGGCGCTGGTGCGCCTGGTCGAGCAGGCGCGCGCCTGGCTGGGTCCGCGGGATTGGATCGGCCGCTGGGGCGGCGACGAGTTCCTGATGGGCCTGCACCTGGAGGCGGTCGAGGCCTGCGCACGGGTGGAGGACTGGCGCGTACACCTTGAAATGCCCGAAGGTCAGGCCGTTCGCCCGCTGCACCTGAGTGCGGGCGCCGCCGTGCACCTGCCCGGCGAGGAACGCGCGCTGCTTTACCGTCGTGCCGATGCGGCGATGTATCGCGCCAAGTTCGGCGGAGGCCGGCGCCTGGTCCTGGATACAGGCGCCGGCGCGGCGCCGACTTGA
- a CDS encoding nucleoside deaminase, translating to MIATPDYRALLDTAIEQARKGLAEGGIPIGAALYHADGRLLGCGHNRRVQEDDPSVHGETDAFRKAGRQRSYRDTIMVTTLAPCWYCSGLVRQFGIGTVVVGESRTFQGGVDWLREAGVNVIDLDSQECVDLLGGFIEKHPEVWNEDIGEE from the coding sequence ATGATCGCCACGCCCGACTACCGTGCCCTGCTGGACACCGCCATTGAACAAGCCCGCAAGGGCCTGGCCGAAGGCGGCATCCCGATCGGCGCGGCGCTCTACCACGCCGACGGGCGCCTGTTGGGCTGCGGCCACAATCGCCGCGTGCAGGAAGACGACCCGTCCGTGCACGGCGAGACCGACGCCTTCCGCAAGGCCGGCCGCCAGCGAAGCTACCGCGACACCATCATGGTCACCACCCTTGCCCCCTGCTGGTACTGCTCCGGGCTGGTGCGCCAGTTCGGCATCGGCACGGTGGTGGTGGGCGAATCGCGCACCTTCCAGGGTGGCGTGGACTGGCTGCGCGAGGCCGGCGTCAACGTGATCGACCTGGACAGCCAGGAGTGCGTGGACCTGTTGGGCGGCTTCATCGAGAAGCACCCCGAAGTCTGGAACGAGGACATCGGCGAGGAGTGA
- the hslU gene encoding ATP-dependent protease ATPase subunit HslU, whose product MSMIPQTSSTMTPREIVQELDRHIVGQHAAKRAVAIALRNRWRRAQLDPELRNEVMPKNILMIGPTGVGKTEIARRLATLANAPFTKVEATRFTEVGYVGKDVEQIIRDLADTAVKLYREQAKARVRTQAEERAEDRILDALLPKRSSGIGFDPSVVANEPSAQDNDTRAKFRKMLRKGELDDKEIELELSLNTGGVDIMTPPGMEEMGQQLKQMFSNLGGGKTQKRTVTIKAARPQLIEEEAAKLVNEDDVRAAAIEACEQHGIVFIDEIDKVAKRGDNVGGGDVSREGVQRDLLPLVEGSNVSTKYGTVKTDHILFIASGAFHLAKPSDLIPELQGRFPIRVELGALSKDDFVRILTEPKAALTKQYVQLMQTEGVTLSFAPEAVERLAEIAAQVNERQENIGARRLHTVLERLLDTLSYEAPDRDGETVAIDRAYVDKYLDELVQDPDLSRYIL is encoded by the coding sequence ATGTCGATGATTCCCCAGACCTCTTCCACCATGACCCCGCGCGAGATCGTGCAGGAGCTGGACCGCCACATCGTCGGCCAGCACGCGGCCAAGCGTGCGGTCGCCATCGCGCTGCGCAACCGCTGGCGCCGCGCCCAGCTCGATCCGGAGCTGCGCAATGAGGTGATGCCCAAGAACATCCTGATGATCGGGCCGACCGGCGTGGGCAAGACCGAGATCGCCCGGCGCCTGGCCACCTTGGCCAATGCACCGTTCACCAAGGTCGAGGCCACGCGCTTCACCGAGGTCGGCTATGTCGGCAAGGACGTGGAGCAGATCATCCGCGATCTGGCCGATACCGCGGTCAAGCTCTATCGCGAACAGGCCAAGGCGCGCGTGCGCACCCAGGCCGAGGAGCGCGCCGAAGACCGTATTCTCGATGCGCTGCTGCCCAAGCGCAGCAGCGGCATCGGCTTCGATCCGTCGGTGGTCGCCAATGAGCCGTCCGCGCAGGACAACGACACCCGGGCCAAGTTTCGCAAGATGCTGCGCAAGGGCGAGCTGGACGACAAGGAAATCGAGCTGGAGCTTTCGCTCAACACCGGCGGCGTGGACATCATGACCCCGCCGGGCATGGAGGAAATGGGCCAGCAGCTCAAGCAGATGTTCTCCAACCTGGGCGGCGGCAAGACCCAGAAGCGCACGGTGACCATCAAGGCCGCGCGGCCGCAGCTGATCGAAGAAGAAGCCGCCAAGCTGGTCAACGAGGACGATGTGCGCGCCGCGGCGATCGAGGCCTGCGAGCAGCACGGCATCGTCTTCATCGACGAGATCGACAAGGTGGCCAAGCGCGGCGACAACGTCGGCGGCGGCGATGTATCGCGCGAGGGCGTGCAGCGCGACCTGCTGCCGCTGGTGGAAGGCAGCAACGTGTCGACCAAGTACGGCACGGTCAAGACCGACCACATCCTGTTCATCGCCTCCGGCGCCTTCCACCTGGCCAAGCCCAGCGACCTGATCCCCGAGCTGCAGGGCCGCTTCCCGATCCGCGTGGAACTGGGGGCGTTGAGCAAGGACGACTTCGTGCGCATCCTCACCGAGCCCAAGGCCGCGCTGACCAAGCAGTACGTGCAGCTGATGCAGACCGAAGGCGTAACGTTGTCCTTCGCGCCCGAGGCCGTGGAGCGGCTGGCCGAGATCGCCGCCCAGGTCAACGAGCGTCAGGAGAACATCGGCGCGCGTCGCCTGCATACCGTGCTCGAACGCTTGCTCGACACGCTCAGCTACGAAGCTCCCGACCGCGATGGCGAGACCGTCGCCATCGACCGCGCCTACGTGGACAAGTACCTGGACGAGCTGGTGCAGGACCCGGATCTGAGTCGTTACATTCTCTGA
- a CDS encoding class I adenylate-forming enzyme family protein, whose translation MSSAQSLSHLLRDALRTHAQAGLAALIGPFGEVSYAQLARHVDAAAAAAHAWGLRRGELVGVIARKTPESVATFFGLMQAGGCAGFMEPGLAMDAIAERMQSVGMQRLVVEHADDGAQLQKAIPGLQVIALEAMASEGAWIDDGLAPGDAAQILFTSGSTGKSKGVLQPHRGLLANARGVIAHTGITRNDRLLHVMPVHHTNGVNNQLIAPLLCGAQVVLIERFRAEDCVQQLRDYAPTYLTGVPTMYARMLPLLREGERFPSLRFLRCGSAPITSALQEQIEQAFGVELLVSYGLSEATCTSTMNPPGARRIGSIGTVLEGQVVRLFKPGTEEVVTEGEGEIRIGGDALMLGYIGTEAAQPIEHGWLLTGDLGRFDAEGYLSITGRIKDVIIRGGENLSPALIEGELSRHPAVAECCVVGMPHHDLGEVPVAFVVLDPSAPAVTSETLQDLIREKLARAYVPAEVKFLTTLPVNGVGKVDRKALRRGFEAAPQAA comes from the coding sequence ATGTCGTCTGCCCAATCCCTCAGCCATCTGCTCCGCGACGCGCTGCGCACGCATGCGCAGGCCGGTCTTGCCGCCTTGATCGGTCCGTTCGGCGAGGTGAGCTACGCGCAGCTGGCGCGTCACGTCGATGCAGCCGCCGCCGCCGCGCACGCCTGGGGCCTGCGGCGTGGCGAGCTGGTCGGCGTGATCGCGCGCAAGACCCCCGAGAGTGTGGCGACCTTTTTCGGGCTGATGCAGGCCGGCGGCTGCGCCGGCTTCATGGAGCCAGGCCTGGCGATGGATGCCATCGCCGAGCGCATGCAGTCGGTAGGCATGCAGCGGCTGGTCGTGGAGCACGCCGACGACGGTGCCCAACTGCAAAAAGCGATCCCAGGTCTGCAGGTCATCGCACTGGAGGCAATGGCCAGCGAAGGCGCGTGGATCGACGACGGCCTGGCACCGGGCGATGCGGCACAGATCCTGTTCACCAGCGGCAGCACGGGCAAGTCCAAAGGCGTGCTGCAGCCGCACCGCGGGCTATTGGCCAACGCCCGTGGCGTGATCGCGCACACCGGCATCACGCGCAACGACCGCTTGCTGCACGTCATGCCGGTCCATCATACCAATGGCGTCAACAACCAGTTGATCGCCCCCCTGCTGTGCGGCGCGCAGGTGGTCCTGATCGAGCGCTTCCGTGCCGAAGACTGCGTGCAGCAGCTGCGCGATTACGCGCCGACCTACCTCACCGGCGTGCCGACCATGTACGCGCGCATGCTCCCGCTCCTGCGCGAGGGCGAGCGCTTCCCGTCGCTGCGCTTCCTGCGCTGCGGCTCGGCCCCGATCACATCGGCACTGCAGGAGCAGATCGAGCAGGCCTTCGGCGTTGAACTGCTGGTCTCCTACGGCCTGTCCGAAGCCACCTGCACCTCGACCATGAATCCGCCGGGCGCGCGCCGTATCGGCAGCATCGGCACCGTGCTCGAAGGCCAGGTCGTCAGGCTTTTCAAGCCAGGCACCGAGGAAGTCGTCACCGAAGGCGAAGGCGAGATCCGCATTGGCGGCGATGCGCTGATGCTGGGTTACATCGGCACCGAGGCCGCCCAACCGATCGAACACGGCTGGCTGCTCACCGGCGACCTGGGCCGCTTCGACGCCGAGGGCTATCTGTCGATCACCGGCCGCATCAAGGACGTGATCATCCGCGGCGGCGAGAACCTCTCGCCCGCCCTGATCGAGGGCGAGCTCAGTCGCCACCCTGCGGTGGCCGAATGCTGCGTGGTCGGCATGCCGCACCATGACCTGGGCGAGGTGCCGGTGGCCTTCGTGGTCCTGGACCCCAGCGCCCCTGCGGTGACAAGCGAGACGCTGCAGGACCTGATCCGGGAGAAGCTCGCGCGGGCCTACGTGCCGGCTGAAGTGAAGTTCCTGACGACCTTGCCGGTCAATGGCGTAGGCAAGGTGGATCGCAAGGCGCTGCGGCGAGGGTTTGAGGCTGCGCCGCAGGCGGCTTAG
- a CDS encoding M1 family metallopeptidase, with amino-acid sequence MRSAFLMMSCAAVMLTACSKETASPEASQTPAPKAAAVSKSDRRHDESSYAQPDKVVIKDLALDVGVDFDARQIAGTATYKLDWKQPQATELVLDTRALTIEKVEGAAQGSQDFHPLEFSLADADKVYGRKLTIQVPQRDPTVRVTYHTSPDASGLQWLTPAMTEGKQLPFMFSQSEAIHARSWVPLQDTPGVRFTYTAHVTSRPDVMVLMSAGNDPASVRDGDYFFVQNKPIPSYLLAIAAGDLVFRKLSDRAGVWAEPAMADKAAAEFEDTEKMITTTEKLYGPYRWGRYDILVLPPSFPFGGMENPTLTFATPTVIVGDKSLVSLVAHELAHSWSGNLVTNASWKDIWLNEGFTTYVQARITEALYGQELAEMERQIDQKDLADEIKDMPPQDQVLELAPLTGRDPDEALTSVPYVKGAWFLQFLEQRFGREVFDPFLRSWFDDQGFKSATTDQFVEDLRKNLLPKNPNAVTDAELDAWLHQPGIPSFAPRAQSRGFALVDTARIAWLGSGTLPSKQATDEWVTQQWVHFIDGLGETQPLDKLKQLDDTYHFTGTSNGEIAMRWYPLAIRSGDKDAWEQAGAFIERVGRRKLIMPIYAELVKTPEGLAFAKDAFAKAEPGYHPITTASVKAMLEQAQAHPPEAPEAPAAPQPPKADAPAAQ; translated from the coding sequence ATGCGTTCCGCGTTCCTGATGATGTCCTGTGCCGCCGTGATGCTCACGGCGTGCTCCAAGGAAACCGCCTCCCCCGAGGCCAGCCAGACTCCCGCTCCCAAGGCCGCCGCCGTGTCCAAGTCCGACCGTCGCCATGACGAAAGCTCCTATGCGCAGCCCGACAAGGTGGTCATCAAGGACCTGGCGCTGGACGTGGGCGTGGACTTCGATGCCCGACAGATCGCCGGCACGGCGACCTACAAGCTGGACTGGAAGCAGCCCCAGGCCACCGAGCTGGTCCTGGACACGCGCGCGCTGACGATCGAAAAGGTCGAGGGGGCCGCGCAGGGCAGCCAGGACTTCCATCCGCTGGAGTTCAGCCTGGCCGATGCGGACAAGGTGTACGGCCGCAAGCTGACCATCCAGGTGCCACAGCGCGATCCCACCGTGCGCGTGACCTACCACACCTCGCCGGACGCTTCGGGCCTGCAGTGGCTGACCCCGGCGATGACCGAGGGCAAGCAACTGCCCTTCATGTTTAGCCAGTCCGAGGCCATCCATGCCCGCAGCTGGGTGCCGCTGCAGGATACGCCCGGCGTGCGTTTCACCTACACCGCGCACGTGACCAGCCGGCCCGACGTGATGGTCCTGATGAGCGCGGGCAACGACCCGGCCTCGGTGCGCGACGGCGATTATTTCTTCGTGCAGAACAAGCCGATCCCGTCCTACCTGCTGGCCATCGCCGCGGGCGACCTGGTGTTCCGCAAGCTCTCCGATCGCGCCGGCGTGTGGGCCGAGCCGGCCATGGCCGACAAGGCCGCGGCCGAGTTCGAGGACACCGAGAAGATGATCACCACCACCGAGAAGCTTTACGGGCCGTATCGGTGGGGCCGCTACGACATCCTGGTGCTGCCGCCGTCCTTCCCGTTCGGTGGCATGGAAAACCCGACCCTGACCTTCGCCACCCCGACGGTGATCGTGGGCGACAAGTCGCTGGTCTCGCTGGTGGCCCACGAACTGGCGCACAGCTGGTCGGGCAACCTGGTGACCAACGCCTCGTGGAAGGACATCTGGCTCAACGAGGGATTCACCACCTACGTGCAGGCGCGCATCACCGAGGCGCTGTACGGGCAGGAGTTGGCCGAGATGGAGCGCCAGATCGATCAGAAGGACCTGGCCGACGAGATCAAGGACATGCCGCCGCAGGACCAGGTCCTGGAGCTGGCACCGTTGACCGGCCGCGACCCGGACGAAGCGTTGACCAGCGTGCCCTACGTCAAGGGCGCTTGGTTCCTGCAGTTCCTGGAGCAGCGCTTCGGGCGCGAGGTCTTCGATCCGTTCCTGCGGAGCTGGTTCGACGACCAGGGCTTCAAGAGCGCGACCACCGACCAGTTCGTGGAGGATCTGCGCAAGAACTTGCTGCCCAAGAACCCCAACGCGGTCACCGATGCCGAGCTGGACGCCTGGCTGCACCAGCCGGGCATTCCCTCGTTCGCACCGCGTGCGCAGTCGCGTGGCTTCGCTCTGGTCGACACCGCGCGTATCGCCTGGCTGGGCAGCGGCACCTTGCCGTCCAAGCAGGCCACCGATGAATGGGTGACCCAGCAGTGGGTGCATTTCATTGATGGGTTGGGTGAGACGCAGCCGCTGGACAAGCTCAAGCAGCTCGACGATACCTATCACTTCACTGGGACCTCCAATGGCGAGATCGCCATGCGCTGGTATCCGCTGGCCATCCGCAGCGGCGACAAGGACGCGTGGGAGCAGGCCGGCGCCTTCATCGAGCGCGTGGGTCGGCGCAAGCTGATCATGCCGATCTACGCCGAGCTGGTGAAAACCCCCGAGGGCCTGGCCTTCGCCAAGGACGCCTTTGCCAAGGCCGAGCCGGGCTATCACCCGATCACCACCGCCTCGGTAAAGGCGATGCTGGAGCAGGCGCAGGCGCACCCGCCTGAGGCGCCGGAAGCCCCGGCCGCGCCGCAGCCGCCCAAGGCCGACGCCCCCGCCGCGCAGTAA